From Corvus cornix cornix isolate S_Up_H32 chromosome 15, ASM73873v5, whole genome shotgun sequence, one genomic window encodes:
- the FBXO21 gene encoding F-box only protein 21 yields the protein MAAEAAGPPGPGSGSGGSGTGLTDLPGELLELILCCDVLGAADIGRVSCTCRRLREACQPRGKVWRERFRLRWPSLLKYYSHSDSVSWLEEYKARHNAGLEAQRIVASFSKRFFSEHVPCDGFSDIETLGCPSHFFEDELMCILNMEGRKGLTWKYYAKKILYFLRQQNILKNLKEYLQRPTERQSFLEGAVLIDQYCNPLSDICLKSVQAQVDDITDKVRKVLRTKNPRHPSLASKAGEVLIPEVELQRQVLDAMNCVLYEQLKYKGNELDYYNSLNSYIHQVLIRRTGIPISLSVLYLTIARQLGVKLEPVNFPSHFLLRWCQGKEGSTDIFDYTYIDAFGKGKQLTVKECEYLIGHHVTEEFYGVVTSKEVLQRMVGNLLNLGKRESTDQSYQLLRDSLDLYLAMYPDNVQHLMLQARLYFHLGIWPEKVLDILQHIQALDPSQHGAVGYLVQHTLEHIERRKEELGPEVKHRSDEKHKEVCFSIGLIMKHKRYGYNCVIYGWDPACMMGHEWIRNMNVHSLPHGPHQPFYNVLVEDGSCRYAAQENLEHNSEPREIPHPDIGRYFSEFTGLHYLANTELEIRYPEDLELTRATVQKIYSSGKE from the exons ATGGCGGCGGAGGCCGCGGGCCCGccggggcccggcagcggcagcggcggcagcgggacGGGCCTGACGGACCTGCcgggagagctgctggagctcatCCTCTGCTGCGACGTGCTGGGCGCCGCCGACATCGGCCGCGTGTCCTGCACCTGCCGCCGGCTGCGCGAGGCGTGCCAGCCCCGCGGCAAGGTGTGGCGGGAGCGCTTCCGCCTCAG GTGGCCGTCCCTGCTGAAGTACTACAGCCACAGTGACAGCGTCAGCTGGCTGGAGGAGTACAAGGCACGGCACAACGCGGGGCTGGAAGCCCAGAGGATTGTGGCTTCCTTCTCCAAAAGGTTCTTCTCAGAACAT GTCCCCTGTGACGGATTCAGTGACATTGAGACTCTGGGCTGCCCGAGCCATTTCTTTGAGGATGAGCTGATGTGCATCCTTAACATGGAAGGAAG GAAAGGTCTCACCTGGAAGTACTatgcaaagaaaattctctATTTCCTGCGGCAGCAGAATATATTGAAGAACCTGAAGGAATATCTGCAGCGGCCCACGGAGCGGCAGTCGTTCCTGGAGG gtGCTGTTTTGATTGATCAGTACTGCAACCCCCTGTCAGACATCTGCCTGAAGAGCGTCCAGGCTCAGGTGGATGATATCACAGACAAAGTGCGCAAAGTGCTGCGGACCAAGAACCCCAGGCACCCCAGCTTGGCTTCCAAGGCAG GAGAGGTTCTCATTCCAGAAGTGGAACTTCAGAGGCAGGTGCTTGATGCCATGAACTGTGTCCTGTATGAGCAGCTCAAATACAAAGGAAATGAGCTGGATTACTACAACTCCCTGAATTCCTACATTCaccag GTTCTGATCCGCAGGACAGGAATTCCCATCAGTTTGTCTGTGCTTTATTTAACAATTGCCAGGCAGCTGGGAGTCAAACTGGAGCCTGTCAACTTTCCCAGCCATTTCCTACTGCGGTGGTGTCAAGGGAAAGAAGG AAGCACAGATATTTTTGACTACACCTACATCGATGCCTTTGGGAAGGGGAAGCAGCTGACAGTGAAGGAGTGCGAGTACCTGATCGGGCACCACGTGACAGAGGAGTTCTATGGAGTGGTGACTTCCAAGGAGGTCTTGCAGCGGATGGTGGGGAATCTCCTGAACCTTGGGAAACG AGAGAGCACTGACCAGTCCTACCAGCTCCTGAGAGACTCCTTGGACCTGTACCTGGCCATGTATCCAGACAATGTGCAGCACCTCATGCTCCAGGCCAGGTTATACTTCCACCTGGGAATCTGGCCAGAAAAG GTCCTGGACATCCTGCAGCACATCCAGGCCCTGGACCCATCCCAGCACGGGGCTGTGGGGTACCTGGTGCAGCACACCCTGGAGCACATCGAGCGGCGCAAGGAGGAGCTGGGCCCCGAGGTCAAGCACCGCTCGGATGAGAAGCACAAGGAGGTTTGCTTCTCCATTGGGCTCATCATGAAACACAAGAG GTATGGCTATAACTGTGTGATTTATGGCTGGGATCCTGCCTGCATGATGGGACACGAGTGGATCCGGAATATGAACGTGCACAGCCTCCCCCATGGCCCCCACCAGCCCTTCTACAACGTCCTGGTGGAAGATGGCTCCTGCAGATACGCTGCCCAAG